From Salvia splendens isolate huo1 chromosome 3, SspV2, whole genome shotgun sequence, a single genomic window includes:
- the LOC121794390 gene encoding ABC transporter C family member 5-like — protein sequence MDISLVLNTASSPQNHLLASFLQVPVLELASICINLTLLLVFLSVVSARQVGVCLGRVRVRKEDSNTNSVDSGEQIQSFVITNSYKASVSCCFYVLFVQVLVLGFDGVRIIKAVAQGKGDRTHWAYVLLPAVQSLSWFVLSFSALYLKCKVAEKFPLLLRVWWIASFGISLSILYVDSRGFVLEGSNHLNSHVLANCFVVPALAFLCFNAIRGVTGIEVPRNPDLQEPLLLEEEAGCLKVTPYSEAGIFSLATLSWLNPLLSTGAKRSLELKDIPLLAQKDRSKTNYKALHSNWEKLKAEGPVTQPSLAWAIIKTFWKEAACNAIFAGVNTLVSYVGPYLISYFVDYLGGRETFSHEGYILAAIFFTAKLVETLTTRQWYLGVDILGMHVRSALTAMVYRKGLKLSSSARQSHTSGEIVNYMAVDVQRVGDYSWYLHDIWMLPLQIILALAILYKNVGIASVATLIATIVSIVATVPLARVQEEYQDKLMGAKDDRMRKTSECLKNMRILKLQAWEDRYRLKLEDMRNVEFKYLRKALYSQAFITFIFWSSPIFVSAVTFGTCILLGGQLTAGSVLSALATFRILQEPLRNFPDLVSMMAQTKVSLDRIMGFLQDEELQEDATITLPRGHSDVAIEINDGEFSWDPSSPTPTLSGIQLRVEKGMRVAVCGVVGSGKSSILSCILGEIPKRSGEVKTCGSAAYVSQSAWIQSGNIEENILFGSPMDKAKYKGVIHACSLKKDLELLYHGDQTIIGDRGINLSGGQKQRVQLARALYHDADIYLLDDPFSAVDAHTGSELFKEYILTALAGRTVVFVTHQVEFLPAADLILVLKEGRIIQAGKYDELLQAGTDFNTLVCAHHEAIEAMDFCNQSSEDSDKHDPLDRSVIMSKKCNSVGSNIAGMASEVQQNVPSSDMQAIKEKKKVKRSKRKQLVQEEERERGRVSMKVYLSYMTAAYKGLLIPCIILAQTLFQVLQIASSWWMAWANPQTTGDKPKTTNVELIVVYTTLAFGSSCFIFIRAVLVATFGLAAAQKLFVKMLRTVFRAPMSFFDSTPAGRILNRVSIDQSVVDLDIPFRLGGFASTTIQLLGIVGVMTQVTWQVLLLVVPMAIACLWMQKYYMASSRELVRIVSIQKSPVINLFAESIAGAANIRGFGQEKRFMKRNLYLLDCFARPFFCSLSAIEWLCLRMELLSTFVFAFCMILLVSFPPGAIDPSMAGLAVTYGLNLNARLSRWILSFCKLENKIISIERIHQYCQIPSEAPPVIEDSRPPPSWPENGQIELIDLKVRYKENLPIVLHGVSCTIPGGMKIGIVGRTGSGKSTLIQALFRLIEPAGGRIIIDNIDISTVGLHDLRSRLSIIPQEPTLFEGTIRGNLDPLEEHSDHTIWQALEKSQLGEIVRQKEHKLDTPVLESGDNWSVGQRQLVSLGRALLKQARILVLDEATASVDSATDNLIQKIIRTEFKNCTVCTIAHRIPTVIDSDLVLVLSDGRVAEFDTPARLLEDRSSMFMKLVSEYSSRSSSIPDF from the exons ATGGATATCAGTCTTGTATTGAATACTGCCTCTTCACCCCAAAACCATCTCCTCGCCTCCTTTCTTCAAGTTCCTGTCCTCGAATTAGCCTCAATTTGCATCAACTTGACTCTGCTGCTCGTGTTTCTCTCTGTTGTTTCCGCGAGGCAGGTTGGGGTCTGTTTAGGCCGGGTTCGAGTGAGGAAAGAGGACTCCAACACCAATTCTGTGGATAGTGGTGAGCAGATTCAGAGCTTTGTGATCACTAATAGCTACAAGGCTTCGGTATCTTGCTGCTTCTATGTCCTGTTTGTGCAAGTTCTGGTGCTGGGGTTTGATGGTGTTCGTATAATAAAGGCGGTTGCGCAAGGGAAGGGTGATCGAACACACTGGGCTTATGTACTCTTGCCTGCAGTTCAGAGTTTATCTTGGTTTGTGCTGAGTTTCTCAGCTCTTTATCTAAAATGCAAAGTTGCTGAGAAATTCCCATTGCTGTTGAGAGTTTGGTGGATTGCATCGTTTGGAATTTCTCTGTCTATTCTATATGTTGATAGCAGAGGATTTGTGCTAGAAGGATCAAACCATTTGAATTCTCATGTTTTGGCAAATTGTTTTGTCGTTCCTGCTCTTgcttttttatgttttaatgcAATCAGGGGTGTCACCGGCATTGAGGTCCCCAGGAATCCTGATCTGCAAGAGCCATTACTGCTTGAAGAAGAGGCAGGGTGTCTCAAAGTTACTCCGTACAGTGAAGCTGGGATTTTTAGTTTGGCTACTCTTTCCTGGTTGAATCCACTTCTTTCAACCGGGGCAAAGAGGTCCCTTGAACTAAAGGATATTCCACTACTTGCACAGAAAGATCGTTCCAAGACTAACTATAAAGCATTGCACTCTAATTGGGAGAAGTTGAAGGCTGAGGGTCCTGTGACGCAGCCTTCTTTAGCTTGGGCTATTATCAAGACTTTCTGGAAAGAGGCTGCCTGCAATGCTATTTTTGCCGGAGTAAACACCTTAGTTTCTTATGTTGGCCCATACTTGATTAGCTATTTTGTGGATTACCTAGGAGGGAGGGAGACTTTCTCACATGAGGGATACATTCTTGCTGCAATATTTTTCACTGCAAAGTTGGTGGAGACCTTAACAACTCGGCAGTGGTACCTTGGTGTCGACATTTTGGGTATGCATGTGAGATCAGCTCTCACGGCAATGGTCTACCGCAAGGGACTCAAACTTTCAAGTTCAGCTAGGCAAAGTCACACTAGTGGTGAGATTGTTAACTACATGGCAGTTGATGTTCAAAGAGTTGGGGACTATTCCTGGTATCTTCATGACATATGGATGCTTCCTCTCCAAATTATTCTTGCTCTTGCTATTTTATACAAGAATGTTGGAATCGCATCTGTTGCCACACTTATTGCCACCATTGTGTCGATCGTTGCAACTGTTCCATTGGCAAGGGTTCAGGAAGAATACCAGGACAAATTAATGGGGGCAAAAGACGATAGGATGAGGAAGACTTCAGAATGCCTTAAGAATATGAGGATCCTCAAGTTGCAAGCATGGGAAGATAGATACAGACTCAAGCTAGAAGATATGCGCAATGTGGAATTCAAGTATCTGAGGAAAGCGCTTTACTCCCAGGCtttcatcacatttattttcTGGAGCTCACCTATATTTGTCTCAGCTGTTACATTTGGAACTTGCATTTTGTTGGGTGGTCAGCTAACAGCAGGCAGTGTTCTGTCTGCTTTGGCTACTTTTCGTATTCTGCAAGAGCCACTTAGAAATTTCCCCGACTTGGTTTCAATGATGGCTCAGACTAAAGTTTCCCTTGACCGAATCATGGGATTCTTGCAGGATGAAGAGCTGCAGGAAGATGCAACTATCACATTGCCACGAGGTCATTCCGATGTGGCTATAGAGATCAATGATGGAGAGTTCTCATGGGATCCATCTTCACCAACACCAACCCTGTCAGGCATTCAATTAAGGGTGGAGAAGGGAATGCGTGTAGCAGTCTGCGGAGTAGTTGGTTCGGGTAAATCAAGCATTCTCTCTTGCATCCTTGGTGAGATTCCGAAAAGATCTGGCGAA GTTAAAACATGTGGTTCTGCTGCATATGTCTCTCAATCAGCTTGGATACAATCAGGAAATATAGAGGAAAATATCTTGTTTGGGAGCCCAATGGACAAGGCAAAATACAAGGGTGTTATTCATGCTTGTTCactaaagaaagatctggagctATTATACCATGGTGATCAAACCATTATTGGTGATAGAGGTATTAATCTTAGTGGTGGCCAGAAGCAGCGAGTACAACTTGCTCGGGCATTATATCATGATGCTGACATATATTTACTGGACGATCCTTTCAGTGCTGTTGATGCACATACTGGCTCGGAGTTATTTAAG GAGTATATACTGACAGCTCTAGCTGGAAGAACTGTTGTCTTTGTCACACATCAAGTTGAATTTTTGCCTGCAGCTGACTTGATTTTG GTTCTGAAGGAGGGCCGTATCATTCAAGCTGGAAAATATGATGAGCTTTTGCAAGCAGGAACAGATTTTAACACACTTGTGTGTGCTCATCATGAAGCCATTGAAGCCATGGATTTTTGCAACCAGTCATCTGAAGATTCTGATAAACATGATCCACTTGATAGATCGGTGATCATGAGTAAGAAATGTAATTCTGTTGGAAGCAATATTGCCGGAATGGCTAGTGAAGTCCAACAAAATGTCCCATCTTCAGATATGCAAGCaatcaaagaaaaaaagaaagttaAACGTTCTAAAAGAAAGCAACTTGTGCaggaagaggaaagggagcGCGGAAGAGTTAGCATGAAAGTGTATCTCTCATATATGACAGCTGCTTATAAGGGCTTACTGATTCCATGCATTATCCTCGCACAAACATTATTTCAGGTCCTTCAAATAGCCAGTAGTTGGTGGATGGCTTGGGCAAATCCGCAAACCACAGGGGACAAACCTAAAACTACTAATGTGGAACTTATTGTTGTTTATACCACACTTGCTTTTGGCAGCTCCTGCTTCATATTCATCAGGGCTGTTCTTGTTGCTACTTTTGGTCTTGCGGCTGCGCAGAAACTATTTGTGAAAATGCTTAGGACAGTTTTTCGAGCACCGATGTCATTCTTCGACTCTACTCCAGCTGGACGCATACTGAACCGC GTGTCAATTGATCAAAGTGTTGTGGATCTTGATATTCCCTTCAGACTAGGCGGCTTTGCTTCAACGACAATCCAACTGCTTGGCATTGTTGGAGTGATGACACAAGTTACCTGGCAAGTTTTGCTTCTCGTTGTCCCTATGGCAATTGCTTGCTTGTGGATGCAG AAATATTATATGGCTTCATCCAGAGAACTCGTCCGCATTGTTAGCATACAGAAATCTCCAGTGATAAATCTCTTTGCCGAATCCATTGCTGGAGCAGCTAATATCAGAGGTTTTGGACAAGAGAAAAGATTCATGAAGAGGAATCTGTATCTTCTAGATTGCTTTGCTCGCCCGTTCTTCTGCAGTCTTTCAGCCATCGAGTGGCTTTGCTTGCGCATGGAATTACTATCAACTTTTGTATTTGCTTTTTGCATGATCTTACTCGTCAGCTTCCCTCCAGGAGCTATAGACCCAA GTATGGCTGGCCTTGCAGTGACATACGGCCTCAACTTGAATGCACGTCTATCAAGATGGATTCTCAGTTTTTGCAAGCTTGAAAACAAAATCATCTCCATAGAAAGGATTCATCAATACTGCCAAATACCTAGTGAAGCGCCACCAGTTATTGAAGACTCTCGCCCACCACCCTCGTGGCCCGAGAATGGACAAATTGAGCTTATTGATCTTAAG GTTCGCTACAAAGAGAATCTTCCCATTGTGCTCCATGGTGTGTCCTGCACAATTCCTGGTGGGATGAAAATTGGAATTGTTGGTCGTACTGGAAGTGGCAAATCTACCTTGATCCAAGCCCTATTTCGATTGATTGAGCCGGCAGGTGGTAGAATAATTATCGATAACATCGATATCTCAACAGTCGGTCTTCATGATCTCAGGAGCCGCCTGAGTATCATACCCCAAGAGCCAACATTATTTGAAGGAACTATCAGAGGCAACCTCGACCCTCTGGAAGAGCATTCGGATCACACCATCTGGCAG GCTCTTGAAAAGTCTCAGTTGGGAGAGATAGTTCGACAGAAAGAGCATAAATTAGATACACCGG TTTTAGAAAGTGGAGATAATTGGAGCGTGGGGCAGCGGCAGCTAGTGTCTCTCGGCCGTGCCTTGCTCAAACAGGCGAGAATCTTGGTTCTTGATGAAGCAACAGCCTCAGTTGACTCGGCCACAGATAACCTGATCCAAAAGATAATAAGAACGGAGTTCAAGAATTGTACTGTCTGTACAATTGCTCATCGCATTCCTACAGTCATCGATAGTGACCTGGTTTTGGTCCTCAGTGACG GTCGGGTAGCAGAGTTCGACACTCCAGCACGACTATTGGAGGACAGGTCTTCCATGTTTATGAAGCTGGTTTCTGAATACTCATCAAGATCGAGTAGCATTCCCGACTTCTGA
- the LOC121794391 gene encoding NADH dehydrogenase [ubiquinone] 1 alpha subcomplex subunit 9, mitochondrial-like, producing MRYASKFQEGAIEIRTTNRGSPISSLVSKKMQSVYRRLRHHHFDQSPAQIASFKLFIPLSDRFNRANDTRSASTLATKGVGHLVRKGTGGRSSVSGIVAAVFGATGFLGRYLVQQLAKMGSQVLVPFRGPEDSQRHLKLMGDLGQIVPMKYNPRDENSIKAVMAKANVVINLIGREYETRNFSFEEVNHHMAEKLAVIAKEHGGIMRYIQVSGLGASPSSPSRMLRAKAAAEEAILRELPEVTVMRPAVMIGTEDRILNPWAHFAKKYSFLPLMGGGSTKIQPVYVADVASAIIAALKDDGSSMGKTYELGGPEIYTIHELAELMYDTIREWPRYVKVPFPVAKVLATPRELLVNKVPFPMPVPTIFNLDQIEALSTDTVVSDDALTFEDLGIMPRKLKGYPTEFLIQYRKGGPQYGSTVSEKVSRSWD from the exons ATGCGATATGCTTCAAAGTTCCAAGAAGGTGCTATTGAAATCCGAACAACAAATAGGGGAAGTCCCATTTCCTCGCTCGTCTCAAAAAAGATGCAGTCCGTTTACCGGCGGTTGCGCCACCACCACTTCGACCAATCACCTGCACAAATTGCCTCATTCAAATTGTTTATTCCTCTTTCCGATCGGT TTAACAGAGCAAATGATACGAGATCCGCTTCTACACTTGCCACTAAAGGCGTGGGTCATCTAGTTCGCAAGGGCACTGGTGGAAGATCATCCGTTag TGGCATTGTCGCGGCGGTATTTGGGGCTACAGGATTTCTGGGGCGCTATTTAGTGCAACAGCTTG CTAAGATGGGTTCTCAAGTGCTAGTTCCTTTCCGAGGCCCTGAGGATTCTCAACGGCACCTTAAACTGATGGGTGATTTGGGTCAG ATTGTTCCCATGAAATATAATCCAAGAGATGAAAATTCTATAAAGGCAGTGATGGCAAAGGCCAATGTTGTCATTAACctcattg GGAGGGAGTACGAGACCAGGAATTTTAGTTTTGAGGAAGTGAACCATCATATGGCTGAGAAGCTTGCTGTG ATTGCAAAAGAACATGGTGGTATCATGAGATACATCCAAGTTTCAGGCTTGGGAGCATCACCATCATCTCCATCCAGAATGCTTAGAGCTAAAGCAGCTGCTGAAGAAGCTATCTTACGAGAGCTACCCGAG GTCACAGTTATGAGACCTGCTGTGATGATTGGTACAGAGGATAGAATATTAAACCCATGGGCACACTTTGCTAAAAAGTAcagctttctcccacttatggGTGGTGGATCAACTAA AATTCAGCCTGTATATGTAGCTGATGTTGCTTCTGCCATTATTGCTGCCTTAAAAGATGATGGATCCAGCATGGGCAAGACTTATGAACTTGGTGGACCAGAGATTTATACTATTCATGAATTA GCAGAACTTATGTATGACACCATTCGTGAATGGCCTCGCTATGTGAAAGTTCCTTTTCCCGTAGCTAAG GTACTTGCAACACCCCGTGAATTATTGGTTAACAAAGTTCCGTTCCCAATGCCTGTCCCTACCATATTCAATCTTGATCAGATTGAAGCCCTTTCCACTGATACAGTGGTTTCTGATGATG CTTTAACATTTGAGGATCTGGGAATTATGCCACGCAAGCTGAAGGGTTACCCCACCGAGTTTCTTATACAATACCGTAAAGGTGGACCACAGTACGGCTCAACAGTTAGCGAGAAAGTATCGCGATCATGGGATTGA